AACAATATGAGCGATGTGAACTTCTCAAGATAATTACTCAATGAAGGATTCACCTTATCACATCTGAAGATGCATAGAGTACGTAGGGATTGGGGGTTTTTCATATCTAGAGAAGCATCTAATAAAGCAGGGCAGCATCCTAAGACTAAGGATTCCAGAGATGAAAGGCCATTCAaattctttaggcaagtcagaCTTCTGCATTTTCTTATCTCTAACTTCGCAAGAGATGTCAAGTTCTCCAAGGATAAGGATTCAAGAGCAGGGCAGTCTTTTATGTATAACAATTCAAGAGATGTAAGGCTATTCAAATTCCTTATACAAGCCAAACTTTCGCATTTCCATATGCTCAACCTTGCAAGAGACGCTAAGTTCTCCATATCTGGTAAAACAGCCAACTTGGGGAGACCGGAAATTGTCAAGTACCGGAGATTAGCGAATACCTCAATTGATGAAGAAGAATCCGAGGGAACCATTGCATCTGACCACTCCTCTAGACTTCCCATGTTCCTCAAAACAAAACTCGACAGTTTCGGAAAGAGAGTGATTGGTTTCGCCTCTCTACTACTGCTACTGCTACAAGCGCCGCTCCTTGCATTAATATCGAGATATTCAACACCATAGAATTCAGCTCCAATGCGCTTCACATTGTGTAAGGAGTCTATCTCTAAGGACTCGAGACAAGGCAAATTCCCTAGTGGTAGTACTTGTTCGCACTTACCAAATTCCCACAACTTGAGGTGTACCAGATTCCGGAGTACCATCAAGTGATCCTTTGCCACCATCCACGACGGAAACCTTAAACCTTTGAAACCACTAATGGctaaacttttcaagtttgGGTGAGGTTTGAGACCTTCCATGACACTGTTGATATTGTTGTCGTCACAATCTTCTTTCGTGCCATTCCATGAAAGTGTTAAATCTTGAATGCTTGATTTTTCGGACAACTTTGCTTTTGTTGCTGATTCAAAGCTGCTCACAGTTTCAAGTCCATATATTTGTAACGTGCCTCGAAGGTTGTGCAAGTGTTCCAAATCCTCAGGTTGACATACCACGGAGTGGGGACATGTCCGAAGATTAGCCAGCTGCCCGATTCCAGGGAACAAACAATAACCCTCCAAAAACTCGAGATGCCTCAAGTTAATTAAATTGCTAAACTTCTTAGGTATCTCTTCCAAATACCGTACCTTCAAGGTCATCAAATTGTAGAGCTTTGTGATGGAATCTGGCAGAGTGGTGATTGCAGTTTGACTGATATCAAGATGTCTTAAATGTTTCATACTACCCACTGCATTCGGGAGATGAGTAACATCCAAGCAATCTACTTTTAATACAGAGAGGTATCTAGACCTTTCCAAGATGTCTTCGAGCATAATACCATCACCCCCAAGATAATAAAGCGTTTGCAAATTTGGAGGAATCCCTTCGATATTCTTTAACACCTTCCCTCGACTCCCAATGACGGTCAAATGCATAACTTCATCATCATGACTGACCACCATGCCATCCTCTGTATTTAAGAAACAATTATTTGACACTTGCAGTGAAAGATCGTGCACAAGGTGGTGCATCCGGCAGGACATGATTCCGTTAGTGGAATTCTCAGAAGTAGCTTGCAACAAAGAACTCCGAAGCAATACGTTGAAATAGTCACTGCCTATATCCTCCATTTGCAAATGACCTCCTCCCTTGGCATCATTGATCAACCCCTGGGCCATCCAAATCTGTATCaagctttctttttccattttagtGTCCTTCGGGAAAATGGAACAACTTGCAAAGCATTGTTTCACTGACAATGAAGGTAAGTTCTCATAACTCAGCTTCAGGGCAGACATGACTCGTTTTGCAATATCGGTCGACTCGTTCCATATTTCACTCTTCTCAAGCTTTGACCATTCCAAGGCATCCTTTTTGGAATACAACAAACCCCCAATCACTTTGATCGCTAGTGGCACGCCGCCGCACTTTTTCAGTATCCTTCTGCCAACGTCCACCAGATCTCGAGTCTTTCTTGCACCACCGTCTGCAAATGCTAGTTTTTCAAACAGCATCCAGCTATGATCATCTGAGAGGATGTCTAGATGATGCAAACGAGATGTTTGCATTGCTGAGGCTACCTCATCACTACGTGTGGTAGCCAATATTTTGCTTCCTGGAGCACCCCCAATTGCCAACAGACATATCCTCATGCGATCCCATTTCAGTGGATCCTCATTCCAAATATCATCAAGTACAAGCAAGCAACTTTTACCTTTCAGATTTTCTTGAAGCTTCCTCACCAATGCTTCCGTGTTTGTCGTGTCAGCACTTTTTCCCTCGAGGGATTGTAGCATCTCATTCAACAGCCTTTCCACTTTGAAATCATCAGACACACACACCCATATTGTTTTATCAAAGTGCTTCACTACACTGTCATTTTTTAGCACCATCTGTGCAAGGGTTGTCTTACCCTGCCCACCCATCCCAACTATTGAGATGACAGGTAAATCCCTCTCATAGTCTGAGCTAATTAACATGCTCACAATTTCAGATACCTCAGCCTCCCTTCCCACCGTTTGTGACTCGTCCACAAAAGGATCAGTCGACCGATCCTGTTTGTGATCAGCAGATGTCATGGGTAGTTGAGCTGGTTGAAGCCCTATCTGATTTGCTTCTCTGTAAGCTTCCTCTAGAGATGCGCTAACATTCTTGATCTTGTTAGCCATCTCTAGACGAAAGGAAATAggatttgaggaagaaaagaagTTGCGTACCTTGTCGCGCTTCCGATTCTCAACCTTCTGCCGCAGAACTTCATATCCAAAGTCATCCAACACGATCTCAGCATCACGTGCTATGGACCGGAGCCTTTTGAGCCAGAGCTGCACGGTTTTGGTTGTTGATTGCTTGCATTTAGCATCAAAAATCAAAGCTTCCATCGTCCTTACATTGTCGGCAAGCTTCTGAAGGTCTTTCTTTACACCCCATGCTCGGCTGATCTCGTCGGCAGCAAGTGGAAGTATCTTATCCAAGATCACACTAACAAAACTAAGCATGGTGTCACCCATCTTCAAGGGAAACTCTTTAACAGATGAAGGTAAAATGCTTTGTTTGAAGTTGAATAGTTGAACTATATTTTTTGCAGGCAGAGAGATGAGCAGCATTCAACAGCTAGCGTTAGAAAGCTGGGAATCCATTACTTATCTTCCATTTCACTTTTTCCAAAACGAAATTTCCAACCAAGTTggaaaactaataaaaaaaaaagtactgctCCAAGAAAAGACTAGAGATGATGTCCGACGACCAATTCAGGACCACACGGCTTGTGTGTACCATCGAAATAATTGAATCTATAGACGTCAGTTCAAAGTTGAAACACTACAAGTTGGTTGAGGTAGGACCGAACCAACTTTTTGTTTTCGTGGCAGCATTCATGTATTTGGGTAATGTTACGACTACACTCGCAATCGAGTAATGCATTTTCAATCATCGAGTGGCAAAACTTATCTGTGCCTATGCTTACATTACATTAGTACATTGCCTCCAATGTTCTCATAATTCATTGCCTAACGCTGGAGAGAAGTGTTAAAaacattaataaaaaaaaaaaaaaagctttgttTCTTTCTTGAACAAAGCAATGCAGCAGCATgtatcttccatttttttttcttttccgtggCTTTTGGTCGGGTTTTCACATGTTAAAGCAAAAATGGCACTTAAGATAACAATAACTAGAATGGTATAAAAGTCTAGGATGCTACGTGGGTCTCATGTGAACTTTTTGaatgtttatctaaaattttactgtaatttattataaaagttataaaaaaaatttaaatgtaaAAAATGTTAGATATTTTAAAATGCATAATTtacaaattttgagaaattttttaaattttttataattaaatttgctaaaaaatttgtaacaaataaatttgatcaaaaattTATTTGCCAAACATGATCTTGGAACTCAAAAGAAGGGTAGATGCTCATAATGGTCTATACCTATGACTAAGTGTGCCCAGACAAGATCCTCCAATGTCTTCAAATGCCTTGCCATACATCCAAATCGTGGTCTCCACCAGCACATGTTCATAAAGAAAGAATTATTATCTTCGAGCCgtactatttttgttttttgttttttttccttggcTTTTGGTAGGGTCTTAAGCAAAAATACTTATGATAACAATAACTAGTAAAAGCCTCGGATGCAATGTGGAACTTAAAGAAGGGATGAGTAAAAGATTCCCCCGGAAAGGGTGTGAAAACTCAAGGAAAAGGAATGGAAAATTTTGCCCTCTAGATGCT
The DNA window shown above is from Coffea arabica cultivar ET-39 chromosome 5e, Coffea Arabica ET-39 HiFi, whole genome shotgun sequence and carries:
- the LOC140006637 gene encoding putative disease resistance protein RGA4, which codes for MLLISLPAKNIVQLFNFKQSILPSSVKEFPLKMGDTMLSFVSVILDKILPLAADEISRAWGVKKDLQKLADNVRTMEALIFDAKCKQSTTKTVQLWLKRLRSIARDAEIVLDDFGYEVLRQKVENRKRDKVRNFFSSSNPISFRLEMANKIKNVSASLEEAYREANQIGLQPAQLPMTSADHKQDRSTDPFVDESQTVGREAEVSEIVSMLISSDYERDLPVISIVGMGGQGKTTLAQMVLKNDSVVKHFDKTIWVCVSDDFKVERLLNEMLQSLEGKSADTTNTEALVRKLQENLKGKSCLLVLDDIWNEDPLKWDRMRICLLAIGGAPGSKILATTRSDEVASAMQTSRLHHLDILSDDHSWMLFEKLAFADGGARKTRDLVDVGRRILKKCGGVPLAIKVIGGLLYSKKDALEWSKLEKSEIWNESTDIAKRVMSALKLSYENLPSLSVKQCFASCSIFPKDTKMEKESLIQIWMAQGLINDAKGGGHLQMEDIGSDYFNVLLRSSLLQATSENSTNGIMSCRMHHLVHDLSLQVSNNCFLNTEDGMVVSHDDEVMHLTVIGSRGKVLKNIEGIPPNLQTLYYLGGDGIMLEDILERSRYLSVLKVDCLDVTHLPNAVGSMKHLRHLDISQTAITTLPDSITKLYNLMTLKVRYLEEIPKKFSNLINLRHLEFLEGYCLFPGIGQLANLRTCPHSVVCQPEDLEHLHNLRGTLQIYGLETVSSFESATKAKLSEKSSIQDLTLSWNGTKEDCDDNNINSVMEGLKPHPNLKSLAISGFKGLRFPSWMVAKDHLMVLRNLVHLKLWEFGKCEQVLPLGNLPCLESLEIDSLHNVKRIGAEFYGVEYLDINARSGACSSSSSREAKPITLFPKLSSFVLRNMGSLEEWSDAMVPSDSSSSIEVFANLRYLTISGLPKLAVLPDMENLASLARLSIWKCESLACIRNLNSLTSLELLYIKDCPALESLSLENLTSLAKLEIRKCRSLTCLKNLNGLSSLESLVLGCCPALLDASLDMKNPQSLRTLCIFRCDKVNPSLSNYLEKFTSLILLELGGFSDDLDHFPWPHSITNLVSLETLRLRGWPKITSLPDQIQHLSALRRLEIWEFKGLEVLPEWMGSLRNLRELLIRNCSNLRQLPSAEAIQRLTNLNCIRTYRCPLLSKRCTEGSGPEWPKIAHLPQVGLSIL